CCTCTGAAATGAGAATCACAAGTTATTGTCAATGTTTTAATTTGCAATCGCCTAATAAAGCAAAATGTTCATTTTTGAATGAGCTTTACTCTCTcctctttttgttgttgtcatcACCACTTTTTTTCTCTCAAATGCTTTCGTAGCAAGTTTTCAAAGACAATGAAATGACTCGATTCTCATTGTTTGATGGTTCTTTAATCAGCACTGAATGGATTTCTCGAGTAATAATCCGTGTTCATGAGCTTTATCAGTTACCTTAAAAGTAAAAAAGTATTATGAGGATTTTGTTTCTATGTTGTGAGAAtaggtttattttatttgttcgTCCATCATTGTTAAATCTTCACATTCAGCAATTAATGGTAATTTGAGTAGAGTTTGATacgtttataactttatatctTTACCACAAGCCCTATATTTATTGTTATGACCATCATGGTTAAATGGACTGACAAAAACAGTTCATCACCCACCAGTTGGTTTTTCAAGATTTAATTCTCTGTGTTTCAGATTAGCGAGAGCTCTTCATAATGTAGAGTGTCTTCGAAATTGTtaagatgttaaaaaaaaaaagaaaaaagaaattctcCCTTGGATCAATTCAATCCTTGTCGTCCATTTTATACGTAAACTAGTATTTCatccgtttcattttaattgtcgttCTACGTTTATGCATgtagattaataaaacataagattttgtatatttttaaaagaaaaacacaattacctatacacctaaccatatttcaaccaatagaaaaataaaatagagaatcttaataataaattttgcattgaaacaataaaacaacacttaatttgaaactaaatttttttcccaaaacgacaattaaatcgaaacggagggagtagtattTAAGGATTGAGATCCATTTATGTAAGCATCAGTACAtccaaaacattttataaacaaCACAAAGGAGGACAAATTTGAATACTCTGAGAGCTCCAGAGGCTTTCGCTAACTGAATTACCCAGTTACCCCTGCCTCTCGAGTTTCATATTGATGACGTGGCGTAATTAATCTGCTGGGCCCTATGatgttctttctttttctataaacattttttatttatttaagagtTTTTCTGATATCTCTCAAAGAGAAGAGTGAGTGAGTGAGAGGATCAATCATCAATGGCGTCTCCAACACCAACGAGAATCTCATTCCGTATACTGATCCTGATCGCTTTGATGGTGCTTCTATTCTATGTCGGCCGTCCTCTCTACTGGAAGATCTCCGCAACCATCCACGATATCCGCCACAACAAGCAATCCGTCAGAGAAGGTAACCCTCGACCTCCCCCTCTATCTATCGGATTGATTCTCTCATATCTTTTCTTATTACGGTCGGTGCTGTTTGGATACAGGTATATCTCAGATCGTACAAGAGGCGCAGAGATCGGTGGGATGGTATCACGACGAGTCGGACTCTGGGATCTTAGAGGTTCATAACAAGAAACCGAGAGTCTCCGCCTCTCGGAGGCTTCTTTTCGCCGGTGATCAGTGAGAAAATTTCACATTTGGTTTCTTCTAAATAATTTGTACTACTGCTGTGTTTGTTGTCTGTGTGTATGTTTGATCGTGTCGCCACTTTACAAGAATAACATTATCAAGTTTTATAGGTCGACATTGTCGTAATTCGTATTCCGACAAGATAACATATCTACATGACCTTATTAATAAGGTAgatatattaaactatatagAGAGCTAGTGAATTTCTGTTTGTATGAGTTTTTGCTTGAAACTTGCCAAAACTTGTTTACGAGTCTCGTTTATGTGCAAACTTGTTTATATCGTACGTGAAAATAAACGCCAAAAACAAACATATTTCATACATAAGATGACATTACCAGGTAATAGCTTTAGTTAAAgagtgaaataaaaaaatagaaagaaaaacatCATGATCATAATCATATACATACACCATAGTCCAACATGTTGAAGCAACACTGAAGCTTTTTTTAATCCTCTCTTGTGCTTTAAGTAAATTGTTTCATGAGTTTTTAGATGTTCCGAGAACAGTCTCCATGTGTCGGTTAATATCGTTCAAATATCTTGTCGAGTTGTATTCTTCGTTATCCAATAGTTCTTCCGAGTAAGTCCTCTGCAGTTTGGAGTTTTGTCGTAGTTTTAGCTGGTCTAAACTGCCCTTGTCACCTCTAAAAATCTCCACAacctgaatatatatatacacacacttCATTATATATGTTAccaaattaataagaaaattggTGACTTAATAAAAGATGGAGTTGAATGTTTTAGTATGCATGCCTGATTCATGTGAGGTCGGTTCATTGAGGTTTGGTGTATGCACAAGGATGCTATGAAGACAAGACGTTCCAACTCTTCTAAGTCGTAGTCATCTCCCATAACCGGATCAACTAGTTGTTTGATCTTGTTCTCTTTGATCAATGGCTTGGCCTGCAAGAACATAAGTGGTGGCCCATGTTAGTAATTTCACAACTAAATAGATATAACACAATCTACTTCTTAATCAAGATCCAGGTCAAGGAAGTATGAGACAAGGATTCCATCTAGCTAGGGTTTAAGAGAGAGTCAGACATCACATACCCACATAACAAGGCTATGCTGTGCGCTGTCTAGGGCTTGTTTACCAGTAATGAGCTCAAGAAGCAGGACACCATAAGCATATACATCTGTTTTCTCGTCTACAATCCCATGCATAAAGAACTCCGGTGGAAGGTAACTGATCCATGAATTTATACGAGATTGTGTGAGATAATATGAAGCACAAGAGATGTGAATCTGCGTATATGATCTATATCTGTGACTGAGAGGATCCAAACCCGAATGTTCCTTCTATTTTCGACACGGTATGGTGAGTCCATTGGTCTGGTAACCATTTAGCCAGCCCGAAATCAGATATCtaagcaaaaaaatttaaaagataagaaTTTAAGTTCATTATTGACTCATGATCATAAATTGAAAAGCCTATaaattagttttctcttcataATTACCTGAGCCTCAAAGTTCTCAGTGAGAAGAATGTTAGAAGCTTTGATGTCTTTATGAATGATCCTTCTCTGGCAACCTTCATGGAGATAGTACAGTCCTTCAGCTGTTCCTGTCGCCACTTTGTATCTTATGCTCCAACTCAACTTCTCTTTCGCCTCTACAAAATGTTACAAGGATCTTAATTAGGTTTTTGAATAAACAAGACCTACTATATACATCACTGAAAcctattttcatataaatttgcTTTTACTTAAATATTTGTCTAGAAGTTTCATATAGTTTTTAAAGATTGCTTTGAAAACATGAGTTAGAAATAGATTTTATCACCATAGAGCAAAGAAGCGAGGCTTCCATTAGGAGATAGCTGAAGAACAAGATGCATTCCTCCTTcaacacaatatccaataagcTTAGCAATGTTTGGATGATCTACATGAACTATGATCCCTAGTTCTGACAGATAATCCATTGTCATCTCTTCCGCAGAACCTCTAGTTAGTTTCTTTATTGCTACTATTTGCCCATCTGCCATCTGTCCCTTATACACTTCCGCATAGCCTCCTTCACCAATCAGATTCTCTGCCAAAAATAACCACAATTTTCATGTTATATTACTTCACATATAAACAAGTTGTTCTTTACAAGATTAGTGTTCAGACCACGGCTGTAGCCATTGGTAGCGGTTTGAATATCTTGGAGGGAGTAGTTTCTCCAGGAGGGTTTGAAACAGAACAAGTCACCAGTGTCAAGAGAAGTAGCAGGTAGAACAGGGACCATGTTGTCTCTTATGCGTTTGCTTTTACGTCTGGTCAGTTTAGGGACTCCTTTAAGAGGTGTGTTGAATGGCATTGCGGATGATCCTTTCTTGAGTAAACGGACGAAACGGCCTCTCCATTGACCGCTAGTGAGGCCTATATGGTGGTGGGAATGGTGATGATGagcttctgatgatgatgagtcTGACGTGCTCACCACGGGACATGATGTTCCAGATTCTATGCTCCTTGATAAGTCATCGTCTGATTCTGTTTGGTTGGGGTAGAGTTTAATGTTTTCTTGATTTGAACAGAATGATTGTAAATCTGATGCAGAGAAAAAGATTTTTCATGCAATCTTTTAGCACAAGGAACAACAAAGTCAGTTAAATATTTGTAACCTATTGAGTCAATTACTAATTACCATGAGAAGAGAAAGAATCAGAGAAGCCAGCTCGAGATCTCCTTGTCGAGAAAGGACTTAGTTGTTTTCCACGATTCTCAACGTCTACATCGCTGTGAGATCATATGTTTTGTACCAGAAAAAAATGAGTTGCATTATAAATGAAATGACTTGCGAGACAAGGTACACAACCATTTGCAAATCTTGTTTTGCAAGCAACGTTAACAGCGTATGTCTCTGAAGACAATTAAGCATTATCTCTAGATGTTTTATAAGGAAATTACCAGGAGGGAGACGAAGAAGACGTTGTCGTGGAAGCAAGAGTTTCTGATGATTCTCTAACGCGCTCCATAGATTAATTGGAGACAGAAGATGAGGCAAGGAAGGGAAATAGAAGAAATGACTaaggaaagagaagagagaaagacatgatcattttgtttgatttttgcaCCCTTATCTTCTCTGTTGTTATAACTGAAAATCCGCCTCTTCTCTTAGGTTCttctttcttaattttaaatgaaactaAAGTCCTATCTTTTTCTTCGAAATAGAAAATTCCCAGAGATTATCCTCAATGCTTTGATCAACAtttctaaatactaaatttaGAGTAACAGATTTACATTTTTCCACGCACACAAAAAGGCATTTTTTTCaagtgaaataaaatattttcaaaaggaTCCATATAAGAATGTTACATATTGATGAGGTTCTCTTTAaagtagaaatttttttttatactaaccaaagatatttaaactttattttccGAATATTTTGTGTGTGAAATTTtcaactatttaaaatatatgttgtataaaatattatttttgatttgtGAAATATTATGATGAGAAATTTCCTAATAATAATCCATATACAAATTGGTGGATGTGACCACCTCCCAAACTCCCGCATTGGTGGTTGACGTCACGTGGCAAACTCCATTTCCGGACAACCCGACAAAGGTTATCAGAAGTCATTAGAGACAGACATCAATCTAGTAGTACTGTTTTACCTTTCGAATGGGCTTGGGTTCTAAAATAAAGCccattaaagtaaataaaagtgCCCTGATTTATTAATATCTGAATCTTCTTCCTCCGCAACCGAAGAACCCAAATTTTCGCCGTTGAAATGGAGAAAGCGACGGAGAATCCCAATTCCGAGACGCAACCTCCTCCTCATCCGAATCATCAAATGGATGCAGACGATGACGATGAGAATGTGAAACAGCTCAAAGAGTGTTCTTCTCTCTACTTGTCGTTACAGGTTCTTTTGTTTTTCCAGATCATCATCTCTTCGAATCCTCGATCTTCCTTGTGTATCCCCCTAAATCGTTACTACTTTTTGCAGGATTGTCTCGTTGATAGCAACAGGGACTGGAAATCATGCCAGAAACGTACGTCGTTCTCTATCTCAGTTTTACTTATCAAGTTTAAATCTGAAATctgaggtttagggttttagaactagggtttggggtttttaACTTTAGAGAACAAATTGGGTTTAGTTATACTACTGACTAGTTTATCTGTGCGAGTAACTGGCTATTTTTGGGCATGGTGTTGACTATCTTTTGTTGTAAAGACGTTCAAGCTTTGAAGGCATGCCATGAAAGGAGAACCAAGAAATGACAAAAGCCACACCTGATTGGGAAGTGTTGATTAGTTGAGTTTTGTCTCTGAGATTAATGGTTATTTCGCCGTAAACAAATAACAGTTGAGTTTTGTCTCTGATCCTGTCAAGCAGTTGAGTTTTGTGTCTGAGATTAATAGTTATTTCGCCGAAACAAATAACAGTTAAACAAATAGCAATAATAAATGCATTTCAGAAAGCTTGGTTTCTTTTCTTCCTAGTTGAATTTGGTTCATCAGAGTCAGAGGATATCTCTGTTATGTCTCTTATTTGAACCCTTGTTAATAGAAAGCTGATTCTTATGATGAAGACACTGGTTTTCTTCAAAAGCTACACAACCTTGAAAATTTTTATTCTACTTATTTAACTAATTGTAGCATGAATCTTGTGATTAGAAGGGAATAGGTGATTcgacggacagtcacggactaGTCAGTGGAGACGATCAGAGAAACTTTCTTAAAACTGAGATTTATTCTTATTTGCTTCCACTCTGAAACTTCACTTTTATAACAGACCAGATTCTTCGTACgcagataatatatttaaatttgatacatttatcatttttatttgtatgtgattttttgtatattaaattatatataactaatttttaaatttgattttcttttatatttttagtttgaattaagtatttctattatatgtaacacaattaactaataaaatatgaagaatcaagtccgagattttagagttatgtaagaaatatataattatatatatgacataaattatcttagtttaaaagatcggaatctcatctcgaataaattcaaaaaaagaaaaaagtactcaaataacctacttaaaatataaaaccccattttcaaaaaaaaaagtacttaATAATACTTTTTACATGTAATAGTTtaaaactgacaattgaatatcgatctagaatattattttaatatatctaatggtaaaatattaattgtaataaacaaattttgaattttgtaatattacatgaattagaagtctttaaaatctaaaatctattttattaacatcatatattttttattcatttattattttgacgttacaaaatattgcttcagttttatttgtatattaattttttaataatttagtttctttttaagtaattttaaaattatcaagaatataatatatttaaaattatttatttaaatatatccaaatacgatgtctcatttttacgtgtgtttgcgttgagcatatttaatttgtagtttgtatatttaataacaccttGTTGCGTGTCGTTCTACggttttttaataaatgtgttgtcatttcatttttattactactaatatgattttttagtgatcagtgataatgtattttaaCGTTAGGGGAgagcactttacccgatatccgaagccgcacccgaacccgatccgaaaaacccgaaccgaaatccgaaccgaagtaacaaaatatccgaacgggtattgaattagaaaagtttggatatccgaacccgaacggctaatatccgaacccgaatggatagtCGAATATATCtataattaaccatatatttctagtttacatctctcattttatataaaatatttatattgatactacacatactttaagttcatatgatacaCATAGAATtacggagaaaatgatttgctactcacttaaaatgcatgtcaaactttatatttcaagaattaacaaaaagttacatccaaaatttaaaaacaataaccaaactaatgactttttagttttaaaatgttatgtccaaatctattaacaaTTCAAtctaccaaaaataaaaaaaaataagttaaatgaaagttatatttttaaatacaacaaatttgagaaatgaaaattttaatttttttcttcaaaatctaaatatccaaacccgatcagaaataaccgaacccgaactaaaaatacccgaacccgaaccgaagtacagaaatacttGAATGAGTTCtatacctctataccgaaatacccaaaaatctgaaatacccgatccgaacccgaacgggtacccgaacgtccacccctatttaacgttatgtattatattttatcgtatattttctaaatcttcATGCTGACactttttttagaatcattgtaattagataataggtttgaggatgtaaataaaattgtgtatgttgtaaatttagactttttagtgtaactcagcactatcaattatggaaattatatgatgcttttattttactaaatctttttttctgtgcgtattttttgttttattttgtattcttacaattttattgtcttattctttaattgcagagaattgttgtttccaatttttgtttcatacacCTTAAAAGTCTTcgattgatttttatttgtattctttctccaattataatgtacagttcgaccgtttctt
The window above is part of the Brassica napus cultivar Da-Ae chromosome C3, Da-Ae, whole genome shotgun sequence genome. Proteins encoded here:
- the LOC106386674 gene encoding receptor-like cytosolic serine/threonine-protein kinase RBK2, which gives rise to MERVRESSETLASTTTSSSSPSCDVDVENRGKQLSPFSTRRSRAGFSDSFSSHDLQSFCSNQENIKLYPNQTESDDDLSRSIESGTSCPVVSTSDSSSSEAHHHHSHHHIGLTSGQWRGRFVRLLKKGSSAMPFNTPLKGVPKLTRRKSKRIRDNMVPVLPATSLDTGDLFCFKPSWRNYSLQDIQTATNGYSRENLIGEGGYAEVYKGQMADGQIVAIKKLTRGSAEEMTMDYLSELGIIVHVDHPNIAKLIGYCVEGGMHLVLQLSPNGSLASLLYEAKEKLSWSIRYKVATGTAEGLYYLHEGCQRRIIHKDIKASNILLTENFEAQISDFGLAKWLPDQWTHHTVSKIEGTFGYLPPEFFMHGIVDEKTDVYAYGVLLLELITGKQALDSAQHSLVMWAKPLIKENKIKQLVDPVMGDDYDLEELERLVFIASLCIHQTSMNRPHMNQVVEIFRGDKGSLDQLKLRQNSKLQRTYSEELLDNEEYNSTRYLNDINRHMETVLGTSKNS
- the LOC106385123 gene encoding uncharacterized protein LOC106385123 isoform X2, whose product is MEKATENPNSETQPPPHPNHQMDADDDDENVKQLKECSSLYLSLQDCLVDSNRDWKSCQKQGNR
- the LOC106385123 gene encoding uncharacterized protein LOC106385123 isoform X1, with the translated sequence MEKATENPNSETQPPPHPNHQMDADDDDENVKQLKECSSLYLSLQDCLVDSNRDWKSCQKHVQALKACHERRTKK
- the LOC106385122 gene encoding uncharacterized protein LOC106385122 — translated: MASPTPTRISFRILILIALMVLLFYVGRPLYWKISATIHDIRHNKQSVREGISQIVQEAQRSVGWYHDESDSGILEVHNKKPRVSASRRLLFAGDQ